One Carassius auratus strain Wakin chromosome 16, ASM336829v1, whole genome shotgun sequence genomic window carries:
- the LOC113116705 gene encoding trypsin-3, with amino-acid sequence MKALILLALFTVAYAAPLDEDDKIVGGFECTKNGVPYQVSLNSGYHFCGGSLISSSWVVSAAHCYKSSIQVRLGEHNIDVSEGTEQFINSQKIIRHPSYNSYTLDNDIMLIKLASSASLNGYVQTVSLPTSCASAGSECLISGWGNMSASGSNYPSRLMCLWAPILSDSTCRNAYPGEITSNMFCAGFIEGGKDSCQGDSGGPVVCSNRLQGIVSWGYGCAQKNKPGVYTKVCNYISWINTTINSN; translated from the exons ATGAAGGCTCTCATTCTTCTGGCTCTGTTCACTGTGGCTT ATGCTGCTCCTCTGGATGAGGATGACAAAATCGTCGGCGGATTCGAGTGTACTAAGAATGGTGTTCCATACCAGGTTTCTCTGAACAGTGGTTACCACTTTTGTGGTGGCTCTCTGATCTCCAGCAGCTGGGTTGTGTCTGCTGCTCACTGTTACAAGTC CTCTATCCAGGTGCGTCTGGGTGAGCATAACATTGACGTCTCTGAGGGCACCGAGCAATTCATCAACTCCCAAAAGATCATCAGACACCCCAGTTACAACAGCTACACTCTGGACAATGATATCATGCTGATCAAGCTGGCCAGCTCTGCCAGTCTGAATGGCTACGTTCAGACCGTTTCTCTGCCGACAAGCTGTGCTTCAGCTGGTAGCGAATGTCTGATCTCTGGATGGGGAAACATGAGCGCCTCTGGAA GCAACTACCCCAGCCGTCTGATGTGCCTGTGGGCTCCTATCCTGAGTGACAGTACCTGCAGAAACGCCTACCCTGGTGAGATCACCTCCAACATGTTCTGTGCTGGCTTCATTGAGGGAGGAAAGGACTCCTGCCAG GGTGACTCCGGTGGCCCAGTGGTGTGCAGCAACCGGCTGCAGGGTATTGTGTCCTGGGGTTACGGCTGTGCCCAAAAGAATAAACCTGGTGTCTATACCAAGGTCTGCAACTACATCTCTTGGATCAACACCACCATCAACTCCAACTAA
- the LOC113116697 gene encoding zinc finger protein 197-like — MATVQSESEEQLGDKLINGTLVENKPELQPVSATVADCETEVCAQGSDVKGTTDPGVPSSLANENAPPHGVALSPRNKDASGMSCNSKEEEQTADLLLNNDNQDLVSAEPDTDCDVMSERFHNENIGQETEKEETADKTTENVIKESKHTREEEHPPKRDEDSTNVSEVAKSHVDATQNTEEKMGEAGDPKSAEKVMDNTEDKEREDDPKSVERVKNYTEEKEGEDPKSIEKVKDNSEEKEGEDKSKSDGTGIVVKRRKSKLECNECGKKFTRRETYNLHRHFHMHQDEQASLVCKECGITFQHRSDLIKHRSIHKENSQPSLSHSKRSERIYKERRKFQCEHCGMCFSTMMRLRLHVCEQNVEKPFRCPLCRKEFQYRVSINAHMQSHSIDSPYRCQECNKGFQSLVTLHIHQRSHAALKPYECPDCNLVFKHRYVMEDHRRRHTEEKAHVCKICGKNFKYSSLLQQHQYLHTGQKPYSCSYCGKTFAFAQNMRAHCRQHKKISTRSEACITNHNVSLEGQGGKAKGNVEQQRNCPLCPQIFYAASDLRAHMLIHEAEYERMCNGKRFDKVYACQYCPLKFQSESMLQSHSQTHMTNILGLNTTHITNQVKAVLEKQDDVGMDEADIESMLGVGALEDQTEKKPFRCRDCGKCFRYRSVLELHMRIHNKGYQCQVCKKSFRFSSYLQQHSIIHTGKKPFRCPDCGKDFAFHHNMKTHQRLHQQKPFRCTQCRKGYSDESQLQRHMLSHTGEKPYKCHLCDKSFALAYLLRDHLNTHTGERPHRCQECHKSFPWLSSLLVHQKIHVRKRQGQSHGYPLSIHSQRGRVNTGRRGRPRLDRENGRMAPLSGRIMPETLLPNVVPHQSHRFDAKRHQRIHLRSQHLHTTSHSQQINLQQEWQLQMAPSSEELLHSQMPSNVLEGQPSNAVQMQWPGSQLKTNLPKCDGLPEVLHQQQPFQENVLMSTQSNHYSERSMSETEQKGKHSQHPVDRPSLLDGKRQSPRAIQDLQQSQWPILCDSVQTAKPELFKTSSEDGNVTVDLEAPPNKESDKLTHDLQMPNSTGLAKTEMGHTGGIVLHAVASGLQNTTAWGMKTSLEMSTSMGLQEIPGESLENQQNRLIQHLPQQMQVPQQLLQQQLHQPQLQQQTQIPHTWVSATPTNQMGPVNIPYSPAHFPLGDRPPMWGFQAAPVVSQTLVNGPVQQGHIRAQQHVALISGQQIPLNQPTSFISPHFPPPALNIPAPHPLHSVGRQLPGPLPQGIFFTSQGTINEMPIIPQLTNLPPLAQQTESHQMGNKLPFAPDHLFQCMICGCSLPGELELQMHYMQHAQRDV; from the exons atggcTACTGTACAGTCTGAATCCGAAGAACAATTAGGAGATAAACTCATTAACGGTACACTCGTTGAAAACAAACCTGAACTACAACCTGTATCAGCTACAGTAGCCGATTGTGAAACTGAGGTTTGTGCACAAGGAAGCGACGTAAAGGGAACGACTGACCCTGGTGTTCCGTCTTCACTAGCAAATGAAAATGCACCTCCACATGGCGTTGCTCTTTCACCACGCAACAAAGATGCATCAGGAATGTCCTGTAATTCTAAAGAGGAAGAGCAAACCGCGGACCTGCTGCTTAATAATGATAACCAAGATCTGGTTTCAGCGGAGCCCGATACGGACTGCGATGTGATGTCTGAACGTTTCCACAATGAAAACATCG GGCAAGAAACCGAAAAAGAAGAAACAGCTGACAAAACTACAGAAAATGTCATAAAAGAGTCAAAGCATACCAGAGAGGAAGAACACCCACCAAAACGAGATGAAGATTCTACAAATGTAAGTGAAGTAGCCAAGTCTCATGTAGATGCAACACAAAACACAGAAGAGAAGATGGGAGAAGCAGGAGATCCCAAAAGCGCGGAAAAGGTTATGGACAACACAGAAGATAAGGAAAGAGAAGATGATCCCAAAAGTGTGGAGAGGGTGAAGAACtacacagaagagaaggaaggagAAGATCCCAAAAGCATTGAGAAGGTTAAGGACAACTCAGAAGAAAAGGAAGGAGAAGATAAATCTAAAAGTGATGGGACAGGCATAGTTGTCAAGCGAAGGAAAAGCAAACTGGAATGCAATGAATGTGGTAAAAAGTTCACTCGTCGGGAAACGTACAACCTGCATCGACACTTTCACATGCACCAAGATGAACAGGCTTCCCTTGTTTGTAAAGAATGTGGCATTACTTttcagcatcgaagtgacctcaTCAAACACCGCAGTATTCATAAAGAAAACAGCCAACCGAGCCTGTCACATTCAAAACGCTCTGAGAGGATATACAAGGAACGGAGGAAATTTCAGTGTGAGCACTGCGGTATGTGTTTCTCGACAATGATGAGATTAAGGCTTCATGTTTGTGAACAGAATGTGGAAAAGCCTTTTCGCTGCCCTCTGTGCCGCAAAGAGTTCCAGTACAGGGTGTCCATCAATGCTCACATGCAGAGTCACTCAATAGATAGTCCTTATCGGTGCCAGGAGTGCAACAAAGGCTTTCAGAGTTTAGTGACGTTGCATATACACCAACGATCCCACGCTGCGCTGAAGCCATATGAGTGTCCAGATTGTAATTTGGTCTTCAAGCATCGCTACGTCATGGAGGACCATCGACGCAGGCACACTGAAGAAAAAGCACATGTGTGCAAAATCTGTGGGAAGAACTTCAAATACAGCAGCCTTTTGCAGCAGCACCAGTATCTCCACACAGGCCAAAAGCCATACAGCTGTTCATACTGTGGGAAAACGTTTGCTTTTGCACAAAACATGCGAGCACATTGTCGGCAACACAAAAAGATCTCCACTAGGTCTGAGGCATGTATTACAAACCATAACGTATCTCTTGAAGGGCAAGGAGGTAAAGCGAAAGGAAATGTTGAGCAGCAGCGCAACTGTCCTCTGTGCCCTCAAATTTTTTATGCAGCATCTGATTTAAGAGCACACATGTTAATCCATGAGGCAGAgtatgaaaggatgtgtaacggcAAAAGATTCGATAAGGTCTATGCCTGCCAGTATTGTCCTCTTAAATTTCAGTCAGAATCCATGCTGCAATCCCATTCACAAACACATATGACTAACATTTTGGGTTTAAACACGACACATATCACAAATCAGGTTAAAGCGGTACTTGAAAAGCAGGATGATGTTGGTATGGACGAGGCAGATATTGAAAGTATGTTGGGCGTAGGGGCATTAGAGGACCAGACAGAGAAGAAACCGTTCAGGTGTCGAGACTGTGGAAAGTGCTTTCGTTACCGATCAGTTTTAGAACTTCACATGCGCATACACAACAAGGGTTATCAGTGTCAAGTGTGTAAAAAATCTTTCAGATTTAGTAGCTATTTGCAGCAGCATTCAATTATCCACACCGGGAAGAAGCCATTCAGGTGCCCGGACTGTGGTAAGGATTTTGCATTTCATCACAACATGAAAACACACCAGCGGCTGCATCAACAAAAGCCGTTTCGCTGCACACAATGCCGTAAGGGCTACAGTGACGAGAGCCAGCTTCAGCGGCACATGCTTTCCCATACAGgtgagaaaccttacaagtgtcaTCTGTGTGACAAGAGCTTTGCTTTAGCGTACTTGCTCCGAGACCATCTAAACACTCATACAGGGGAGAGACCCCATCGATGCCAGGAGTGCCATAAGTCATTTCCTTGGCTTAGCAGTCTCCTTGTGCATCAAAAGATTCATGTCCGTAAACGGCAAGGCCAGAGTCACGGTTATCCACTGTCCATACATTCTCAAAGAGGCAGAGTAAATACCGGCAGGAGAGGTAGGCCAAGGTTAGATCGAGAAAATGGAAGAATGGCGCCTCTGTCTGGTAGAATCATGCCAGAAACACTGTTGCCAAATGTGGTTCCACACCAATCCCATAGGTTCGACGCAAAAAGACATCAACGCATTCATCTTAGATCACAGCACTTGCACACTACAAGTCATTCCCAGCAGATTAATTTGCAGCAAGAATGGCAGCTACAAATGGCGCCTTCATCAGAAGAACTGCTGCACTCTCAAATGCCTTCAAATGTATTGGAAGGCCAGCCAAGCAATGCAGTGCAGATGCAGTGGCCAGGAAGTCAGCTTAAGACGAACTTGCCTAAATGTGATGGTCTCCCAGAGGTCCTGCACCAGCAGCAACCTTTTCAAGAAAATGTACTAATGTCAACACAATCTAATCATTACTCGGAGAGAAGCATGTCTGAAACAGAGCAAAAAGGCAAGCATTCACAACACCCCGTGGACAGGCCTTCACTTCTGGATGGAAAAAGGCAATCACCGAGAGCAATTCAAGACCTGCAGCAGTCGCAGTGGCCAATACTCTGTGATTCGGTGCAAACAGCTAAACCAGAGCTGTTCAAAACTTCATCAGAAGATGGCAATGTAACTGTTGACTTAGAAGCACCACCCAACAAGGAATCTGATAAACTCACTCATGATTTGCAAATGCCAAATTCCACTGGTCTGGCTAAAACAGAGATGGGTCATACTGGTGGTATAGTCCTACACGCTGTTGCTTCTGGTCTACAGAATACCACTGCATGGGGTATGAAAACATCATTAGAAATGTCTACATCCATGGGCTTGCAAGAAATACCTGGAGAGTCATTAGAGAATCAGCAAAACAGACTAATCCAGCACTTGCCTCAGCAAATGCAGGTTCCACAGCAGCTTCTTCAGCAACAGCTTCATCAGCCACAGCTCCAGCAACAGACTCAGATACCTCATACTTGGGTTAGTGCAACTCCTACAAACCAGATGGGACCTGTGAACATCCCGTACTCTCCAGCTCATTTTCCCCTTGGGGATAGACCTCCAATGTGGGGGTTTCAGGCTGCTCCAGTTGTTTCTCAGACCCTTGTAAATGGACCAGTTCAACAAGGTCACATCCGGGCACAACAGCACGTAGCTCTGATTTCTGGCCAGCAGATTCCTCTAAATCAGCCTACATCTTTTATCTCACCCCATTTTCCTCCACCAGCTCTAAATATACCTGCTCCGCATCCACTGCATTCTGTTGGAAGGCAACTGCCAGGTCCGTTACCACAAGGCATCTTCTTTACCTCACAGGGCACCATAAATGAGATGCCAATCATTCCACAATTAACAAACTTACCTCCGTTAGCCCAACAAACTGAGTCACACCAAATGGGCAATAAATTGCCTTTTGCCCCAGATCACCTGTTTCAGTGCATGATATGTGGTTGTTCTTTGCCTGGAGAACTAGAATTACAGATGCATTATATGCAACATGCACAGCGAGATGTCTGA
- the LOC113116704 gene encoding zinc finger protein 709-like — MHEGEAKKNETKSDVADTQEQSVKRGMGELISKGLALNSQSRSVAEPSPVATNVLPDSLPCNAVEKERGKSSCEVNVDTFPQQLNSDTQKLSEDRETDSDCISSTTDNEPKSLLLNEKFNKPQTDTQMSVTTDEISSSQSENNEVHCSTVQTSEETIFETSCSNKSDNQCKKYSDKKIHEDTADVSVSDTENRGASPSDSLNEKDVTLDDAFEEANSEHNNQMLSNEANAEARSVENTEHKRRYSSFSRGRPRKEKNVIKCEYCGRPFNHASAYIIHLRVHTGEKPFTCQDCGKAFAQLSNLRSHSKVHKSKSRKHRIQDGATPEKIVDEKEITMTDKLESDCHSNQITPKRRRRGRGKGKSQTCPICGKVFCYKSVLKIHLRIHSGEKPYSCKVCGKSFTQACTARVHERVHWSIRPYFCSKCGKGFSQIGPLKVHTCEGKRNPHATLKEMELDGVISFRCHLCKSCFGTRDEYELHLQGHTDTQRYSCDRCKQTFSLLSELHTHNKHCVSIRLAKTKPSYSSPHRLQPKNSLKRRTPPKMRSASPVKSPPKDFSFPRKLKKCSSLLACPLQVMGTTVYDSKNKLYSVSQSIKSSYFVSQLNSTHHKADPRKYFCPQCGRLFHHVGRLRAHMLTHSRRQSFTCIDCNRVFKNWNKFWIHQRLHRQKRGRFFCPKCGQGFRFVGLYNKHLQKHPALNAHTCPFCPHTFSNAQKLRNHQQEWHHSTMPFICDICGKGFSSAVILKRHGVVHCTNDPMETHYTNDPQSAVHPYECGTCSASFENLDLLFHHQLRHKAVDKGSIAMRGQLLMTKEHQSHHLQHQSYDYSLCGNQRQEKLLSFPRSNGGEMPHRLSHFGPSNIQLSQKSKSNTEAPSTTKTNSQINEGHIVKKRTKGSFSAIEELNGSSRSPSILKNEDTTGDLICTECNACFSNLTELHGHYLEHARGEI, encoded by the coding sequence ATGCATGAAGGAGAGGCCAAGAAGAATGAAACCAAATCTGATGTGGCTGACACCCAGGAACAATCTGTGAAGAGAGGAATGGGGGAATTAATTTCAAAAGGTCTGGCTTTAAACTCCCAAAGCAGAAGTGTGGCAGAACCATCGCCTGTAGCTACTAATGTCCTTCCTGACTCCTTGCCCTGCAATGCTgtggaaaaagagagaggaaaaagctCCTGTGAAGTAAATGTAGATACATTTCCACAGCAATTAAACTCTGATACACAGAAATTATCGGAAGACCGTGAGACAGATTCTGATTGTATTTCCAGCACCACAGATAATGAACCAAAATCACTGCTGCTTAATGAAAAATTTAACAAACCACAAACTGACACTCAAATGTCTGTTACAACAGATGAAATCTCAAGTAGTCAGTCCGAAAATAATGAAGTCCATTGTTCAACTGTCCAGACATCCGAGGAAACCATCTTTGAGACGTCCTGCTCTAATAAAAGTGATAACCAATGCAAAAAATATTCTGACAAAAAAATACATGAGGACACTGCAGATGTGAGTGTTTCGGACACTGAAAATCGAGGTGCCTCACCTTCTGACTCTTTAAACGAAAAGGATGTAACATTGGATGATGCCTTCGAAGAGGCAAATTCAGAGCACAATAACCAGATGCTTTCAAATGAAGCCAATGCTGAGGCAAGAAGTGTGGAGAACACAGAACATAAACGTAGATATTCTTCCTTTTCCCGTGGAAGGCCACGCAAAGAAAAAAACGTTATCAAATGTGAATATTGTGGGCGCCCTTTCAATCATGCCTCAGCGTATATTATTCATCTGCGTGTTCATACAGGGGAGAAGCCCTTCACCTGCCAGGATTGTGGCAAAGCCTTCGCTCAACTCTCCAACCTTCGATCCCACAGCAAAGTCCATAAATCCAAAAGTAGGAAACATAGAATACAAGATGGAGCCACACCTGAGAAAATTGTGGATGAGAAAGAAATAACCATGACCGATAAACTGGAAAGTGACTGTCATAGTAATCAAATCACCCCTAAAAGGAGAAGGCGAGGAAGAGGGAAAGGGAAATCCCAAACATGTCCGATCTGTGGCAAAGTCTTTTGCTACAAGTCTGTCCTCAAAATCCATCTTCGTATTCACAGTGGAGAAAAACCATACTCTTGTAAGGTATGCGGCAAATCGTTTACTCAAGCGTGCACGGCACGTGTCCATGAGAGAGTACACTGGTCTATAAGACCTTACTTCTGTTCAAAATGTGGAAAGGGATTTTCTCAGATAGGGCCATTAAAAGTACACACTTGTGAGGGTAAAAGAAACCCTCATGCCACCTTGAAAGAAATGGAATTGGATGGTGTTATCAGCTTCAGGTGTCACCTTTGCAAAAGTTGCTTTGGCACAAGAGATGAGTATGAATTACATTTGCAAGGACACACTGACACCCAGCGTTACAGCTGTGACCGTTGCAAGCAGACGTTTAGTCTTCTTTCAGAGCTACATACGCACAACAAACACTGCGTTTCCATCCGGCTCGCAAAAACAAAGCCTTCTTACAGTTCACCTCACAGATTACAACCCAAAAACTCCTTGAAGAGAAGAACTCCTCCGAAAATGCGGAGTGCAAGTCCAGTTAAATCTCCTCCAAAAGATTTTTCCTTTCCGAGGAAGCTCAAAAAATGCTCCTCTTTACTTGCTTGCCCTCTTCAGGTCATGGGGACAACTGTTTATGACTCTAAGAATAAGCTCTATTCAGTCAGTCAATCCATCAAATCCAGCTATTTTGTATCGCAACTGAACAGTACGCACCACAAAGCAGATCCGAGAAAGTACTTCTGCCCACAATGTGGACGACTATTCCATCATGTAGGAAGACTGAGAGCCCATATGCTCACTCATTCACGGCGTCAAAGCTTCACGTGCATTGATTGCAACAGGGTGTTTAAAAACTGGAACAAATTTTGGATTCATCAGAGGCTGCATAGACAGAAAAGAGGGCGCTTTTTTTGCCCCAAGTGTGGACAGGGGTTTCGATTTGTGGGACTGTACAATAAACATCTGCAGAAGCATCCAGCACTTAATGCTCATACTTGTCCCTTCTGTCCTCATACATTCTCAAATGCACAAAAGTTGAGGAACCACCAGCAAGAGTGGCACCACTCAACTATGCCctttatttgtgatatttgtgGAAAAGGTTTCTCAAGCGCGGTTATTCTTAAGCGACATGGAGTTGTTCATTGCACAAATGATCCAATGGAGACGCATTACACCAATGACCCTCAGTCCGCTGTGCATCCTTATGAATGCGGTACATGCAGCGCTAGTTTTGAGAACTTGGACTTGCTTTTCCACCATCAGCTCCGCCACAAGGCTGTAGATAAAGGATCAATAGCAATGAGAGGACAGCTACTTATGACAAAGGAACACCAATCTCATCATCTCCAGCATCAAAGCTATGATTACAGCCTTTGTGGTAATCAGAGGCAAGAGAAGCTACTATCATTCCCCCGTTCAAATGGAGGAGAAATGCCTCATCGTTTGTCACACTTTGGTCCCTCTAACATACAACTATCACAAAAGTCTAAATCAAACACTGAAGCTCCAAGCACCACCAAAACTAATTCTCAGATTAATGAGGGGCACATTGTTAAAAAACGCACTAAGGGCAGTTTTTCAGCAATTGAAGAATTAAATGGTTCAAGCCGGTCACCGTCCATATTGAAAAATGAGGACACAACTGGTGACTTAATTTGCACTGAATGTAATGCTTGTTTTTCCAACCTTACAGAACTGCATGGACATTACTTGGAACATGCCAGAGGAGAAATATAA
- the LOC113116698 gene encoding myb-related transcription factor, partner of profilin-like, which translates to MTEYYEEGGLLYEHSPPMHIKVESPEGPFGGGVSEDGFPREDEDSEGSCDYENGGLPSSLPFNVVVVHPNIVAPGMSSDDLIPIEQNRGVSSALAAGGIGKRKSRFSGAELEVLVSEVTRCEGELFGPAGRLRRRERERIWAGILERVNAVSRVPRTLREVKKRWDDLKRRNGGRLADARHRTCYLPSSRGAAILGRQTQVSPRLQQSRQKQSTRGKASFTCLSDTDPVAVGDSSERDGFEKEDEAGEQEGEDGDDCEGVENSMEDKLGLGLGLGIVPPPTSERWLPPSPLYSAPFLNGTPQPSPEPSLGTHQGPLEPPPPRTSWLEDELRGLGEAAMQLGNRMEQNLREFGEGFRRDMRTLVASQEALTNSLQQNNVLLQRLLGLLEMQHQPPQQQIPQPQQLQQPAQHQQQQEPPQQQPYEQLLLPQEEQPQLEQQIPATVPPLPPPPDILDGTRLTEPPNDMNGVTQQPRRGRTVDLRRRRRR; encoded by the exons ATGACTGAATACTACGAGGAGGGGGGGTTGCTGTATGAGCACTCACCTCCCATGCACATCAAAGTGGAGTCTCCAGAGGGGCCCTTTGGAGGCGGGGTTTCAGAGGACGGTTTCCCCAGGGAAGATGAAGACTCAGAGGGCAGTTGTGACTACGAGAATGGTGGGTTGCCAAGCAGCCTGCCTTTTAACGTTGTGGTTGTGCATCCCAACATAGTCGCACCTGGAATGTCTTCAGATGATCTCATCCCAATAGAACAGA ACAGGGGTGTGTCTTCAGCATTAGCCGCAGGAGGTATAGGAAAAAGGAAGAGCCGCTTTAGCGGGGCAGAGCTGGAGGTGTTGGTATCAGAGGTGACCCGTTGTGAGGGAGAGCTGTTCGGTCCAGCAGGGAGGCTCCGGCGCCGAGAAAGAGAGCGCATTTGGGCCGGGATACTTGAGCGCGTCAATGCTGTGTCTAGAGTACCTCGGACTCTAAGAGAAGTGAAAAAACGCTGGGATGACCTGAAAAGACGCAACGGTGGTAGACTGGCCGACGCAAGGCACCGCACCTGCTATCTGCCATCAAGCAGAGGGGCTGCGATTTTGGGAAGACAGACCCAAGTTAGTCCCAGGCTCCAGCAATCTCGTCAAAAGCAGAGCACCAGAGGAAAAGCCAGTTTCACGTGTTTGTCAGACACTGATCCAG TTGCAGTTGGAGATAGCTCTGAAAGAGATGGCTTCGAAAAAGAGGATGAAGCTGGTGAGCAAGAGGGTGAAGATGGAGATGATTGTGAGGGTGTGGAGAACAGCATGGAGGATAAACTGGGTTTGGGCTTGGGTCTGGGAATAGTACCACCTCCAACATCAGAACGCTGGCTACCTCCTTCACCACTATACAGTGCCCCGTTCCTCAACGGGACTCCTCAGCCAAGCCCAGAACCATCTTTAGGAACCCACCAGGGTCCACTGGAGCCTCCTCCACCACGCACTTCCTGGCTGGAAGATGAACTTCGTGGACTGGGAGAAGCAGCCATGCAGCTTGGAAATCGCATGGAGCAAAACCTGCGTGAGTTTGGAGAAGGTTTTAGACGTGATATGCGGACGCTTGTGGCTTCACAAGAGGCCCTTACAAATAGCCTGCAGCAGAATAATGTACTTTTGCAACGTCTGTTGGGTCTACTTGAGATGCAGCATCAGCCGCCTCAGCAACAAATTCCACAACCGCAACAATTACAGCAACCTGCACAGCATCAACAGCAACAGGAACCTCCACAACAGCAGCCTTATGAACAACTGTTATTGCCACAGGAGGAGCAGCCACAGCTAGAGCAGCAAATCCCAGCAACTGTTCCACCTCTACCACCACCTCCAGATATTTTAGATGGTACTCGGCTCACTGAACCACCGAATGACATGAATGGAGTTACTCAACAGCCACGCCGTGGCAGAACAGTAGATCTCAGACGAAGACGCAGACGTTAA